A region of Streptomyces deccanensis DNA encodes the following proteins:
- a CDS encoding heme ABC transporter ATP-binding protein: protein MRGRLLGRLRSGAPTPPGPAGPGDVLAEADDVTVRLGAREVLHGVSVAARAGEVLALVGPNGAGKSTLLGALAADLPVSGGVVRVHGRPVGGWSAPELALRRAVLPQSAAVSFPFTVEEVVRMGRAPWARQPDGDGAVDSDDVAVAEAMALTEVTGFAARPFSALSGGERARVALARVLAQRAPLLMLDEPTAALDLRHQELVLRVCRARARAGDAVVVVLHDLGLAAAYADRVAVLRDGRIAAEGPPAGVFEEGLLSEVYRQPVEVFPHPRTGDVLIAPKRTGDVPITPKRGS from the coding sequence CTGCGTGGGCGGCTCCTGGGGCGACTGCGCTCGGGGGCGCCCACTCCCCCGGGCCCGGCCGGCCCCGGTGACGTCCTCGCCGAGGCCGACGACGTCACCGTCCGCCTCGGTGCGCGCGAGGTCCTGCACGGTGTGTCCGTCGCGGCCCGCGCCGGTGAGGTGCTCGCGCTGGTCGGGCCCAACGGCGCGGGCAAGTCGACGCTGCTGGGCGCGCTGGCGGCGGACCTGCCGGTGTCCGGTGGGGTCGTACGGGTGCACGGGCGGCCGGTGGGTGGCTGGTCGGCGCCCGAACTGGCGCTGCGGCGGGCCGTGTTGCCGCAGTCGGCCGCCGTGTCGTTCCCCTTCACCGTGGAGGAGGTGGTACGGATGGGGCGGGCGCCCTGGGCGCGGCAGCCGGACGGGGACGGCGCGGTGGACTCCGACGACGTGGCCGTGGCGGAGGCGATGGCCCTGACCGAGGTCACCGGGTTCGCGGCACGGCCCTTCTCCGCACTGAGCGGCGGCGAGCGCGCCCGGGTGGCGCTGGCGCGGGTGCTCGCGCAGCGGGCGCCGCTGCTGATGCTGGACGAGCCGACGGCCGCGCTGGACCTGAGGCATCAGGAGCTGGTGCTGCGGGTGTGCCGGGCGCGGGCGCGGGCCGGGGACGCGGTGGTCGTCGTCCTGCACGATCTCGGGCTGGCGGCGGCGTACGCGGACCGGGTGGCCGTGCTGCGCGACGGGCGGATCGCGGCAGAGGGGCCCCCGGCCGGGGTCTTCGAGGAGGGGTTGCTGTCGGAGGTCTACCGGCAGCCGGTGGAGGTGTTCCCGCATCCGCGGACGGGTGATGTCCTGATCGCACCGAAGCGGACGGGCGATGTCCCGATCACGCCGAAACGGGGTTCTTGA
- the efeO gene encoding iron uptake system protein EfeO — translation MRPLSRPFRLSVVTAATTVAALTAVTGCTEKSSAGADGVIAVTATDTTCEVSKKEFPAGHVELAIENKGSKVTEVYVLFPDDRVVTERENIGPGTKQKVTAEVKEGEYQIACKPGMKGDGIRQTVTATGSGKIAERDPRLDKAVASYRKYAQAQADETIPLVKVFADAVKDGDVEAAKKAYAPSRIGWERTEPVAESFGDIDPKVDVREDGLEEGQDPEKDWTGWHRLERSLWQDGKLTDRDSELADQLVTDLEDWQKRVGTAEITPTSMANGAKELLDEVATGKVTGEEERYSHTDLVDFKANVEGAEESYELLKSVAAENDPELTKELDQQFAALNTLLDKYRADKTGYDFVSYDKVGEAERKELSDAVNALAEPLSQLAAAVVK, via the coding sequence ATGCGCCCCCTCAGTCGCCCCTTCAGACTCTCCGTCGTCACGGCCGCCACGACCGTGGCAGCCCTGACCGCCGTCACCGGCTGCACCGAGAAGAGCAGCGCGGGCGCGGACGGGGTCATCGCGGTGACCGCGACCGACACGACGTGCGAGGTGTCGAAGAAGGAGTTCCCGGCGGGCCACGTCGAGCTGGCCATCGAGAACAAGGGCTCCAAGGTCACCGAGGTCTACGTCCTGTTCCCGGACGACCGGGTGGTGACCGAGCGCGAGAACATCGGCCCCGGCACCAAGCAGAAGGTCACCGCCGAGGTGAAGGAGGGCGAGTACCAGATCGCCTGCAAGCCCGGCATGAAGGGCGACGGCATACGCCAGACCGTCACGGCCACCGGCAGCGGGAAGATCGCCGAGCGCGACCCCCGGCTCGACAAGGCGGTCGCCTCGTACCGCAAGTACGCGCAGGCGCAGGCCGACGAGACCATTCCGCTGGTGAAGGTGTTCGCCGACGCCGTCAAGGACGGGGACGTCGAGGCCGCGAAGAAGGCGTACGCGCCCTCCCGCATCGGCTGGGAGCGCACCGAGCCGGTCGCCGAGTCCTTCGGTGACATCGACCCCAAGGTCGATGTGCGCGAGGACGGTCTGGAGGAGGGCCAGGACCCGGAGAAGGACTGGACGGGCTGGCACCGTCTGGAGCGCTCGCTGTGGCAGGACGGCAAGCTCACCGACCGCGACTCCGAGCTGGCCGACCAGCTGGTGACCGACCTGGAGGACTGGCAGAAGCGGGTCGGCACGGCGGAGATCACCCCGACCTCCATGGCCAACGGCGCCAAGGAGCTCCTCGACGAGGTCGCCACCGGCAAGGTCACCGGCGAGGAGGAGCGCTACTCGCACACCGACCTCGTCGACTTCAAGGCCAACGTCGAGGGCGCCGAGGAGTCGTACGAGCTGCTGAAGTCCGTCGCCGCCGAGAACGACCCGGAGCTGACGAAGGAACTCGACCAGCAGTTCGCGGCGCTGAACACGCTCCTCGACAAGTACCGCGCGGACAAGACCGGGTACGACTTCGTCTCCTACGACAAGGTCGGCGAGGCGGAGCGCAAGGAGCTGTCGGACGCCGTCAACGCGCTCGCCGAGCCGCTGTCGCAGCTCGCCGCGGCGGTCGTCAAGTAA
- the efeB gene encoding iron uptake transporter deferrochelatase/peroxidase subunit, whose product MTEPTGPTEPTGPAEAAEAAEAAGNAQAPTRRALIGWGGAGLALGAAVAGGAVAVARTGDEAAPTAGGAVAFHGAHQAGIATPVQDRLHFAAFDVETDDRDAFVAMLKDWTAAARRMTAGKAVGDGAYGGLPEAPPDDTGEALGLKPSRLTLTIGFGPSLFEKFRLAGRRPEALVDLPQFAGDNLDKARSGGDLCVQACADDPQVAVHAVRNLARIGFGKVSVRWSQLGFGKTSSTTPEAQTPRNLMGFKDGTRNIAGNETDRLKKFVWVDEKDVDANSAWMTGGSYLVARRIRMHIEPWDRTSLREQEDIFGRDKGEGAPVGKAKERDEPFLKAMLPDAHVRLAHPDSNGGATLLRRGYSFTDGTDGLGRLDAGLFFLAYQRDVRRGFIPVQRNLATDALNEYIQHVGSAIFAVPPGVRDADDWWGRALFTGSSTKG is encoded by the coding sequence ATGACAGAACCGACGGGACCGACCGAACCGACCGGACCGGCTGAAGCGGCTGAAGCGGCTGAAGCGGCCGGCAACGCACAGGCGCCCACCCGGCGTGCGCTGATCGGCTGGGGCGGTGCCGGGCTCGCGCTCGGTGCCGCCGTGGCCGGCGGCGCGGTCGCCGTGGCGCGCACCGGCGACGAGGCGGCCCCCACCGCCGGTGGGGCCGTCGCCTTCCACGGCGCCCACCAGGCCGGGATCGCCACGCCCGTGCAGGACCGGCTGCACTTCGCCGCGTTCGACGTGGAGACGGACGACCGCGACGCGTTCGTGGCGATGCTGAAGGACTGGACGGCCGCCGCGCGCCGGATGACGGCCGGGAAGGCGGTCGGCGACGGCGCGTACGGCGGTCTGCCGGAGGCCCCGCCGGACGACACCGGGGAGGCGCTGGGGCTGAAGCCGTCCCGGCTGACGCTGACGATCGGGTTCGGGCCGTCGCTGTTCGAGAAGTTCCGTCTGGCGGGGCGGCGGCCCGAGGCCCTGGTGGACCTGCCGCAGTTCGCCGGCGACAACCTCGACAAGGCCCGCAGCGGCGGGGATCTGTGCGTCCAGGCCTGCGCGGACGATCCGCAGGTCGCGGTGCACGCCGTCCGCAACCTCGCCCGCATCGGCTTCGGCAAGGTGTCGGTGCGCTGGTCGCAGCTCGGGTTCGGCAAGACCTCCTCGACCACCCCCGAGGCGCAGACCCCGCGCAACCTCATGGGGTTCAAGGACGGCACCCGCAACATCGCCGGCAACGAGACGGACCGGCTGAAGAAGTTCGTGTGGGTGGACGAGAAGGACGTCGACGCGAACTCGGCCTGGATGACCGGCGGCTCGTACCTCGTCGCCCGGCGCATCCGCATGCACATCGAGCCGTGGGACCGGACCTCGCTGCGGGAGCAGGAGGACATCTTCGGCCGCGACAAGGGCGAGGGCGCGCCCGTGGGCAAGGCGAAGGAGCGGGACGAGCCGTTCCTGAAGGCGATGCTGCCGGACGCGCACGTACGGCTCGCGCACCCCGACTCCAACGGCGGGGCGACGCTCCTGCGGCGCGGTTACTCCTTCACCGACGGCACGGACGGTCTCGGCCGGCTGGACGCGGGTCTGTTCTTCCTCGCGTACCAGCGTGATGTGCGCCGGGGGTTCATCCCGGTGCAGCGCAATCTGGCCACGGACGCGCTCAACGAGTACATCCAGCACGTGGGTTCGGCGATCTTCGCGGTGCCGCCGGGCGTCCGGGACGCGGACGACTGGTGGGGGCGGGCGCTGTTCACCGGCTCATCGACAAAGGGCTGA
- the efeU gene encoding iron uptake transporter permease EfeU — MFANYLIGLREGLEASLVVCILIAYLVKTDRRDALEPIWTGIGVAVGLALAFGCVLEFGSQELTFQAQEALGGSLSIIAVGLVTWMVFWMRRTARHLKADLHGKLDAALRMGTGALVATAFLAVGREGLETSLFVWTSVRASSDGTEGPLIGVLLGLATAVVLGWLFYRGALRINLAKFFTWTGGMLVVVAAGVLAYGFHDLQEADFVPGLTDKAFDISGTIPPDSWYGTLLKGVFNFQPDPTVLQVTVWLLYLIPTLALFLAPVGFASGKGKVKIPDEQGARGSESTGAS, encoded by the coding sequence GTGTTCGCGAACTATCTGATCGGTCTGCGGGAGGGCCTGGAGGCCAGTCTCGTCGTCTGCATCCTCATCGCCTATCTGGTGAAGACGGACCGCCGGGACGCGCTGGAGCCCATCTGGACCGGGATCGGGGTCGCCGTCGGGCTGGCCCTCGCCTTCGGCTGCGTCCTCGAATTCGGCTCCCAGGAGCTGACGTTCCAGGCGCAGGAGGCGCTCGGCGGCTCCCTGTCGATCATCGCGGTGGGCCTGGTGACCTGGATGGTCTTCTGGATGCGGCGCACCGCCCGGCATCTCAAGGCCGACCTGCACGGCAAACTGGACGCGGCCCTGCGGATGGGCACGGGCGCGCTGGTGGCGACCGCGTTCCTGGCGGTGGGCCGGGAGGGCCTGGAGACCTCGCTGTTCGTGTGGACGTCGGTCCGGGCGTCGAGCGACGGCACCGAGGGCCCGCTGATCGGCGTCCTGCTGGGTCTGGCGACGGCGGTGGTGCTCGGCTGGCTGTTCTACCGGGGAGCGCTGCGCATCAACCTCGCGAAGTTCTTCACCTGGACCGGCGGCATGCTGGTCGTGGTCGCGGCCGGTGTCCTCGCGTACGGCTTCCACGACCTCCAGGAGGCCGACTTCGTGCCCGGTCTGACGGACAAGGCGTTCGACATCTCCGGGACGATCCCGCCGGACAGCTGGTACGGCACGCTCCTGAAGGGTGTGTTCAACTTCCAGCCCGACCCGACGGTCCTGCAAGTCACGGTCTGGCTCCTCTATCTGATCCCGACGCTCGCGCTGTTCCTGGCCCCGGTAGGGTTCGCCTCCGGGAAGGGGAAGGTGAAGATTCCTGATGAGCAGGGTGCGCGGGGTTCGGAGTCCACTGGGGCTTCGTGA